The Polyangium mundeleinium genome contains the following window.
TCGGCCATCGTGGCGCCGGGAATGCGCACGCCGCCCTTGGGCAACGGGGCCACGTCGATCGGCAGGTCGTCCTCGTCGATCTGCGGGCCCTCGCAGAGCACGACGGCGCGCTCGATCGCGTTCTCCAGCTCGCGCACGTTGCCCGGCCAGCGGTGCGCGAGGAGCTTGGCGCGGGCGCGGTCGGTCACGCCGTCGATCCGCTTTTTGTTCTCGACCGCGAAGCGCCGGAGGAAATGCATGGCGAGCAGGAGGACGTCGCCGCCGCGCAGGCGGAGCGGCGGCATCTCGACGTGCACGACGTGCAGGCGGTAGTAGAGATCCTCGCGGAAACGGCCGTCGTGCACGTCCTTCGCGAGGTCGCGGTTCGTCGCGGCGATGAGGCGGACATCGACCTCGACAGGGTCGTTGCCGCCGACCCGCTCGAACGTGCGCTCCTGCAAGACACGAAGGAGTTTGACCTGGGTCGCCGGCGGGATCTCGCCGACCTCGTCGAGGAACAAGGTGCCGCCGTTCGCCTGCTCGAACCGGCCCACGCGGCGTTTGTCCGCGCCGGTGAAGGCGCCACGCTCGTGGCCGAAGAGCTCGCTTTCGAGGAGGCTCTCGGCGAGGGCCGCGCAATGCAGCGTGATGAAGGGGCCGTTCGCGCGTGGGCTTTTCTTGTGGATGGCCCGCGCGAGCTCGCCCTTGCCCGTGCCGCTCTCGCCCGTGATGAGGACCGTGGCGCGGGCCGGGGCGACCTGCTTGGCGACGCGGTAGACCTTCTGCAGCGCAGGGCTCGATCCGATGAGGCCCTCGAACCCCTCGCCCTCGCGCTCGCGGAGCTGGCGGCGTAGCTCCTCGGCCTCGGCCTTGAGGTTCGTCCGTTCGATCACGCGCTCGATCGAGAACGCCAGCGCGTCGAAATCGACGGGCTTCGTGATGAAATCGTCCGCGCCGCCGCGCATGGCCTGGACGGCGGTCGAGACCTCGCCGAACGCGGTCACCATGATCACGGGGACGCCGGGGTACGTGGCGCGGAGCTTCTGCAAAAGCTCGAGGCCGTCCATGCGCGGCATCTTGAGGTCGGTCACGACCACGTCCGGCGGGCGCTCGGCGGCGATCTGCAGCGCGCTCGGGCCATCGGCCGCGGCGTCGACCGCGTAGCCCTCCTGGCGCAAAAGCTTTTCGAGGCCGGAGCGGGCGCTCGCCTCGTCGTCGACGACGAGCACGCGCGCCCTGGGTTTGCCCGCGATTTTCGTATCCGTCATGGGAGCCTCAAGGGAGGACCTTCCCCGCATTCCCCTCGGCATCGTGCGCGCCGAGGCGGACGGGGAGCGAGACACGGAATATCGTCCTGCCAGGGTGGCTGTCGACGTCGATCGTGCCGCCGTGGTCGGTAACGATGCGGTGAACGATGGCCAAGCCGAGGCCCGTGCCCTCGGGTTTCGTCGAGAAAAACGGGTCGAAGATCGGGGCGTCGGGGCTCGCGAGGCCAGGCCCGTCGTCCTCGACCTCGATCACGACGTCCCGCGGCCTTCGCCGCGCCCGGAGCGTGACGGTGCCGCCGCCCGTGGGGTCGAGCGCCTCGACCGCGTTTTGCAGGAGGTTCAGGAGGACTTGCTGGATCTTGGGCGTGTCGAGGTCGAGCACGAGCTCGCTCGCGGGCAGCTCCAAGGTGAGCGTGACGCCGGTCTGGAGCGCGCGGGCCTCGGCGAGCTTTCCGGCGCGCTCGCACACGGCGCGCACGGACGTGGGGCGGAGTTCGAGGGGTTTGGGGCGGGCGAAATCCAGGAACTCGCTGACGAGCTTGCCGAGCCGCTTGATCTCCTCGCCCACGATGTGGACGGCTTCGAGCTGCTCGCCGTCGGCGCCGCTCTTGCGCAGGCCTCGTTCGAGGAAGGTGACGTGGAGCTGGGCGCCGTTCAGCGGGTTGCGGATCTCGTGCGCGAGGCCCGCGGCGAGCGTGCCCACGGCCGCGAGCTTCTCGTTTTGCCGGAGCCGCACGGCGAGCGCGTTCTCGTCGGTCGTGTCGCGGCCGACGGCGAAGAGGACGATGTCGTCGTCGTCGCCGGGCGCATACGCGAATTGCCAGCGGACGTCGCGGATCTTGCCGGCGCGGGTGCGAACCGCGCTCTCGACGTCGGCGAGCGAGGCGCGGCCGTCGCGGCCGTCGAGGAGCGTTTGCAAGAGCCCCGCTTGCTCGTCGTGGAGGGCCTCGGGCAGGAGCGCCTCGTGGAAACGCGCGCCGAAGACCTCCTCGCGTCCGAGCCCGGTGACGCGCTCGGCCTCGCGGTTGAAGAGGCGGATCCTGGCCTCGCGATCGAGGCCCACGACGAGGACGCGGGCGAGCTCGACGGCGCTGACGTAGCGGTGTTCGGTGCGGCGCAAGGCGAGGTCGACCTCGGCGCGTTCGAGGCGCTCGCGCTGCTGCGTGCGCGCGAGGAAATGATCCCGGTAGCTTTCGAGCATGACCGCGAGCTCGAGGTCGAGAGCGCGGTCGAGCGCCTCGCGGCAGGCCCGCGCGTCGTCGCCCATGGCGTCGTCGACGACGCGGAGGAGCGCGACGCGGATGAGCGCCATCGCGGTGAACATGTAGCGCTGCGGGAGGCCGATCTGGACGTGGATCCGGCCGATTTCGAGGGTCTTCTTGAAGTACGCCTCGTCGTGCGGGCCGGCGCAGAGTCGATCCATCCAGCGGACCATGGAGCCCTGGAGCCGCTTGATCTGCGCCTCGCCGGTGAAGACGTCGTGCGCGTCGCCGTGCTCGCGGATGCGGTCATAGAAGGCCGTGGCGATGCGCTCGAAATGCGGGGCCGCGAGAGGCCGGAGCGCGCGGAGGAGGCGCGCGTCCTCCTCGCTGAAGCGCACGTACCGCAGGAGCTCCTGCACCAGGCTTTCGTCCGTTTCCGCGCGGGGAGAGGCCTGGCGATCCATGATCACGGGAGCTCGGGCGACGAACCGTCGTCCACGTTGCCCTCGATCCTGCCTTCGAGCAAGGGGAGGTCCGCGCCGAACCAGCCGATCCGGACGCCGCGATGGCGCAAAGCTTGCGCCTCGGATGCAAGGGGTGCATCCCCGGCCCGTGGAGGTTCGTTCTCCTCGGTCTCGCGCGCGTCGGGAGCGCCGGTGCAGACGAGGTATCGATCGCGGATGGAGAGGCCGGTGCACGCCGCGCAGAGGGCGCAGCGATCGACGTGGACTTCCTTGGAGCGGCGGGGGCACTCGACGAGCAATCCTTTGCCGCCGGTGCCGAGGACACGAATCGGGAGACGATGGACCTCGGGGAGCGTGTTCCGAGGCGGGGGCTTGCTGCTCGACATGATGAACGCGGGCGCCATGCAACGGGCGGGCCTTTGCATGTGCGGGCGCGTTTCGTCGTTACAGCCAATCCCGAAAGAGATAGGCGGCCCAGGAGGCTGCCCGCTCCCACGGCGGACGTTTTCCCCAGCTCGTCCGGGTGACCTCGTCGCAATGGGGGAGGTCCGAGAGGAACATGGCCTCCATCGCCAGCGCGAACCGCTCGTCCTCGATGATCGCGTTCGCCTCCAGGTTCTGCCGCAGCGATTGCATGTCGAGGTTGCTCGACCCGACGGTCGACCAATGCCCGTCGACGATCGCCGTCTTCGCGTGGAGCACGCGGCCCATCCATTCGTAGAGGCGCGCGCCGGAGTCGAGGAGGCGCCCGTAGATCGAGCGCGAAGCGTGCAGGACCGCCGGGACGTCCGTCGTGCCGGCGACCATGAGCCGGACGTCGACGCCGCGCTTGGCCGCTTCGTTGAGTGCGTGGAGGAGGCCGAGCGAGGGGAGGAAATAGGCGTTCGTGATCCAGATGCGCCGCTTGGCGTTTTTGATGGCCGCGCGGTAGGCGTCGCGGATGCCCGCGCGGCCGCGGTGCATGTCGCTCGTGATCACGCGGACGCGCGGATCCGGGCGGCGACCCGCGAGGCTGTAGCGCGGCTCGTCGAGCGCCGGGCCCTTGGCTTTCATCCAGGTGCGCAAAAAGAAATATTGCAGTTCGACCGCCGCAGGACCCTCGAGCGCGAGGTGCGTGTCGCGCCAGGGCGGGGCGCTATTCATGTCCTTCGGCGCGTAATCGCCGCAGATGTTGATCCCGCCGGTGAACGCGATGTGCGAGTCGACGATGAGCGATTTGCGGTGGTTACGCTTGACGACGTGGCGCAAGAGCTTCCGATTCTGGAGCGCCATGCGCACGGGGCGAAACTCGACGACCCGCACGCCCGCCTCCTTGAGCGACGCGACGTAGTCCCCCGAGACGGAGGAGCCCCAGGCGTCGTACAGGAGATTGACCTCGACGCCCGCGCGCGCGCGCTCGGCGAGGGCGCACGCGAAGGTCTGTCCGACGTGGTCGTCGCGCAGGATGTACGTCTCCAGGCAAATGGTGGAGCGCGCGTGCGCGATGGCTTCGAGCATCGCGGGGAAGGTCTGCGCGCCGTCGTGGAGGAGGCGCAGCCGGTGGTAGCCCACGACCATGTCGCAGAAGGCCGGCGTGCGAAGGAGCGTCGTGGGCGGCGGCACGGCGTCGATGGACAGGATGGCGTCGACGCTCGGAGAGAGCGGCAGACTGTCGCCTCGGCTCAATCGCGGATCCTTTCGAAGCCCAGCGTAGCGCAGAATCAGCCCGCGGCCCCCTCGCCGAGGGCAGACGTCCGCGGAGGAGAGGACGACGCGACGACCGCGCGATCTCGTCCCGCCTTTTTGGCCGCATAAAGCGCCGCGTCGGCAGCCTCGAAGAGCGCGAGGGGCAGGGGCGCGGCCGCAGCGTCGAGGTCGGCGAGGCCGATCGACACGGTCGGCGCGCCGGGCATGGCGCGCAAGGACGCGCGGATCCGTTCGGCGAGCGCGACGCCCTGCACGGCCGTCGTCTCCGGCAAGAGGACGGCGAACTCGTCGCCGCCGTACCGCGAGGGCAGGTCGATCGCGCGGCAAGATCGACGCAAGGCCTCGGCGACAGCGTGCAGCGCGACGTCGCCGGCCTCGTGGCCGCCGCGGTCGTTGATCTCCTTCAGGTGGTCGACGTCGAGCAGGAGGAGGGCGACGGATCCCTCGTACCGCGCGAGGCGCGTGATCTCCTCGGCGAGCCGCACATCGAGGTGCCGACGGTTCGCGAGGCCGGTCAGCGGGTCCTTCCTGCTGGCCGCGGCGAGCGCGTCCTCGCGTGCGCCGAGGGTGCGACCGAGCAGGACGAACACGAGCAGCGAGGTGACGACGAGGTACCCGAGGGTGATGGGATCGGCTTTGATCTCCGCGACGAAGAAGGCAGGCGTGGGCGGCGCGCCGGCGAGGAGGGCGCGGAGGACGAGCAGGCCGAGGGGCGCGCCGAGGGCGAAGAGGACGCCGAGGACGGGGAAGACCCGCCGGCGGGGCCAGCTTTCGGGGACGCGCAGCCATCGCATCGTGGACCCTGGTTGCCTGGAAGATCCGTGCCGGCGTGGCGTGACGAGGGTGCTGGGCGCATGGCACGGGTCGTGTTACGCCCGTGCCGCGTAGAACAAGGAGAGCGACGGATATGCACCGGATTCTGGTTGGCCTCGATGCTTCCCCGCGGGCGAAGGACGTGCTCGAAGCGGCGATCGACCTGGCGCGGCGAACGAGCAGCCGGCTCATCCTGATGCGGGCGATCGGGATCCCGGTCGAGCTGCCGCCGGAGGCCTACGCCTTGCCGCCGTCGTCGCTCGAAGGGCTGCTCGAACAAGAGGCGCTGCGCTACGTCGAGAAGGAGCTCGAGCGCGTGCCCGAGGAGCTGCGCGGGCCGGTGCGCGTCGCCGTGGGCACGCCGTGGCAGGCGATCTGCCAGGCGGCCAAGGACGAGAACGTGGACCTCATCATGATCGGGTCGCACGGCTATCAGGGGCTCGATCGGCTGATCGGGACGACCGCGGCGAAGGTCGTGAACCACGCGGACCGATCGGTGCTCGTGGTCCGGCAGGCCGAGAAGCTCACGTCGTGATGCAAGGCGTGCGGAGCCGCGCAAAGGCTGCGCCGCACAGGCTCGTTACGGCGCGAACGTCTTCGACTGGATCGAGGCGATGCCCGTGTCGACGTAGCGGGCCTGCGCCTCTGCGCCGGTGAGGTAGGTGTCGTAGCCCTTGTTGCCGCGGAGGTAGCGCTCGTAGAAGGCGGTGACGTAGGCGCGGGAGAGGGCGTTCACCGTGGCGTTGTCGAGCGTGGGCATCTTGCACGCGCTGCAGGCGACGCCGCAGGTCTGCGTGTTGTCGACGAAGCCGACGTGGTTCGCGCCGTTGATCGTGACGGCGATGCTCGGCGAGGTGGTCTCCGCGTAGAACGTGATGAAGTTCTCCGCGGCGGGCGCACACGCGGGCTGGAAGCCGCCGCTCATGCCGTCGAGCGTTTCGCCGAGGAACCCCGTGGGTTTGTCGATCGGAAGCTGCTCGCTCACGTTGATGCACGCGGGGGCCGTGCACGTCGGGTTC
Protein-coding sequences here:
- a CDS encoding protoglobin domain-containing protein; translation: MDRQASPRAETDESLVQELLRYVRFSEEDARLLRALRPLAAPHFERIATAFYDRIREHGDAHDVFTGEAQIKRLQGSMVRWMDRLCAGPHDEAYFKKTLEIGRIHVQIGLPQRYMFTAMALIRVALLRVVDDAMGDDARACREALDRALDLELAVMLESYRDHFLARTQQRERLERAEVDLALRRTEHRYVSAVELARVLVVGLDREARIRLFNREAERVTGLGREEVFGARFHEALLPEALHDEQAGLLQTLLDGRDGRASLADVESAVRTRAGKIRDVRWQFAYAPGDDDDIVLFAVGRDTTDENALAVRLRQNEKLAAVGTLAAGLAHEIRNPLNGAQLHVTFLERGLRKSGADGEQLEAVHIVGEEIKRLGKLVSEFLDFARPKPLELRPTSVRAVCERAGKLAEARALQTGVTLTLELPASELVLDLDTPKIQQVLLNLLQNAVEALDPTGGGTVTLRARRRPRDVVIEVEDDGPGLASPDAPIFDPFFSTKPEGTGLGLAIVHRIVTDHGGTIDVDSHPGRTIFRVSLPVRLGAHDAEGNAGKVLP
- a CDS encoding GGDEF domain-containing protein, with protein sequence MRWLRVPESWPRRRVFPVLGVLFALGAPLGLLVLRALLAGAPPTPAFFVAEIKADPITLGYLVVTSLLVFVLLGRTLGAREDALAAASRKDPLTGLANRRHLDVRLAEEITRLARYEGSVALLLLDVDHLKEINDRGGHEAGDVALHAVAEALRRSCRAIDLPSRYGGDEFAVLLPETTAVQGVALAERIRASLRAMPGAPTVSIGLADLDAAAAPLPLALFEAADAALYAAKKAGRDRAVVASSSPPRTSALGEGAAG
- the clsB gene encoding cardiolipin synthase ClsB, with the translated sequence MSRGDSLPLSPSVDAILSIDAVPPPTTLLRTPAFCDMVVGYHRLRLLHDGAQTFPAMLEAIAHARSTICLETYILRDDHVGQTFACALAERARAGVEVNLLYDAWGSSVSGDYVASLKEAGVRVVEFRPVRMALQNRKLLRHVVKRNHRKSLIVDSHIAFTGGINICGDYAPKDMNSAPPWRDTHLALEGPAAVELQYFFLRTWMKAKGPALDEPRYSLAGRRPDPRVRVITSDMHRGRAGIRDAYRAAIKNAKRRIWITNAYFLPSLGLLHALNEAAKRGVDVRLMVAGTTDVPAVLHASRSIYGRLLDSGARLYEWMGRVLHAKTAIVDGHWSTVGSSNLDMQSLRQNLEANAIIEDERFALAMEAMFLSDLPHCDEVTRTSWGKRPPWERAASWAAYLFRDWL
- a CDS encoding sigma-54-dependent transcriptional regulator — its product is MTDTKIAGKPRARVLVVDDEASARSGLEKLLRQEGYAVDAAADGPSALQIAAERPPDVVVTDLKMPRMDGLELLQKLRATYPGVPVIMVTAFGEVSTAVQAMRGGADDFITKPVDFDALAFSIERVIERTNLKAEAEELRRQLREREGEGFEGLIGSSPALQKVYRVAKQVAPARATVLITGESGTGKGELARAIHKKSPRANGPFITLHCAALAESLLESELFGHERGAFTGADKRRVGRFEQANGGTLFLDEVGEIPPATQVKLLRVLQERTFERVGGNDPVEVDVRLIAATNRDLAKDVHDGRFREDLYYRLHVVHVEMPPLRLRGGDVLLLAMHFLRRFAVENKKRIDGVTDRARAKLLAHRWPGNVRELENAIERAVVLCEGPQIDEDDLPIDVAPLPKGGVRIPGATMAEIERFAILSTLDATNGSTAKAAEMLDISVRTIQYRLHEYGVAAKEKEKKGAG
- a CDS encoding universal stress protein, coding for MHRILVGLDASPRAKDVLEAAIDLARRTSSRLILMRAIGIPVELPPEAYALPPSSLEGLLEQEALRYVEKELERVPEELRGPVRVAVGTPWQAICQAAKDENVDLIMIGSHGYQGLDRLIGTTAAKVVNHADRSVLVVRQAEKLTS